In the Leishmania panamensis strain MHOM/PA/94/PSC-1 chromosome 30 sequence genome, one interval contains:
- a CDS encoding endosomal integral membrane protein, putative (TriTrypDB/GeneDB-style sysID: LpmP.30.0370): MRRRQVHTAFSSVAATSRAVLCVVAVLLCWASSIAYGFSLSVVHDLGLEYSQGDTIHVLASTVTSRSKIVPLRWRNVFPCSAPLSKDTQPPLHRSIGQVLMGDTLEDSGIQLKVLSDRKCALICSASLNPLERERYEKRILSRYRAHLVLDGLPALEATPVDSNRHRIRMGFPLGNFSRGGPKGSVEVYNHVHFIVSYYLIASTEPPTVRIVKFEVEPRSVSHSGELGKDDTCAFPAVPNPQITSMEGIRFSYSVTWTLSTTPWKTRWDNYVDHDSHESRVHWYSILSVFLLVLLQSMFLWYILVRSVRRDILSYNEEDLLGDREDIGWKLVHGDVFRPPRRAVLLSVLVGTGMQVMCMTVASLFFAVVGMVSHSSRGMLLSLLVTFFVFFSSVNGVVTATLLKFFRRRSWQAISLTSIALPGFLFTAYLALNFIHLGSHAASTLPFASLLYLLALWLCVSVPLCFGGAVAGFSTNIAIPVKINAIPRTIPPQPWYLKGVLSYMAFGIVPLAASYVELQSIFSSVWLGTVYRMFSFLIVAFLLILVIVAQVSIFLTYYQLSLLNYHWWWRSFFASASYGAWMMLYCVVYYWFISIVKGFLGMVLFFGYMGLVCVSVSLMFGAVGFLASLVFVRIMFASVKVD, translated from the coding sequence ATGAGACGTCGTCAAGTGCACACTGCGTTCTCATCCGTGGCGGCCACGTCGCGGGCAGTGCTGTGCGTGGTGGCCGTTCTACTTTGCTGGGCATCGTCCATCGCCTACGGCTTCAGCCTTTCCGTTGTGCATGACCTCGGCTTAGAGTACTCGCAGGGGGATACCATCCACGTCCTGGCGAGCACCGTCACCTCGCGCTCAAAGATCGTGCCGCTTCGCTGGCGCAACGTGTTTCCGTGCTCAGCGCCACTgagcaaagacacacaaCCGCCATTGCATCGCAGTATTGGTCAGGTGCTGATGGGTGACACCCTGGAGGACTCGGGGATTCAGCTAAAAGTGCTGAGCGACAGGAAATGCGCTCTTATCTGCTCTGCAAGTTTGAACCCGCTCGAGAGGGAACGATATGAGAAGCGCATCTTGAGCCGCTACCGGGCGCACCTGGTACTGGATGGGCTTCCAGCGCTGGAGGCAACGCCGGTGGATAGCAATCGCCATCGCATCCGCATGGGCTTTCCGCTTGGCAACTTCTCCAGGGGCGGACCAAAGGGGAGTGTCGAGGTGTACAATCACGTTCACTTCATCGTCTCCTATTACCTCATCGCCTCGACGGAGCCACCGACGGTGCGCATTGTGAAGTTCGAGGTGGAGCCCCGCAGTGTGTCTCACAGCGGCGAGCTCGGTAAGGACGACACCTGCGCCTTTCCCGCCGTGCCCAACCCGCAGATCACGTCGATGGAGGGTATCCGCTTCAGCTACTCCGTCACGTGGACGCTGTCGACGACGCCGTGGAAGACGCGCTGGGACAACTACGTCGACCACGATTCACACGAGTCGAGGGTGCACTGGTACTCCATCTTGAGCGTCTTcttgttggtgctgctgcagtcgaTGTTCCTGTGGTACATCCTCGTGCGGTCTGTGCGGCGCGACATCTTATCCTACAACGAGGAAGACTTGCTGGGTGATCGTGAGGACATCGGATGGAAGCTTGTCCACGGGGATGTGTTCCGGCCGCCGCGCAGGGCTGTCCTTCTCTCCGTACTCGTCGGCACCGGCATGCAGGTCATGTGCATGACGGTcgcctctctgtttttcGCCGTGGTTGGCATGGTCTCGCACAGCTCTCGCGGTATGCTGCTATCGCTGCTCGTGACGTTCTTTGTGTTCTTTTCCAGCGTCAATGgggtggtgacggcgaccCTCCTTAAGTTCTTTAGGCGACGCTCGTGGCAGGCCATCTCACTCACGTCTATCGCGCTGCCGGGGTTCCTCTTTACGGCGTACTTGGCGCTCAACTTCATACACCTCGGCTCCCACGCGGCGAGCACGCTGcctttcgcctctctcctctacctgctggcgctgtggctgtgtgtctcggtgcctctctgcttcggcggcgctgtggccGGCTTCAGCACCAACATCGCGATCCCGGTGAAGATCAATGCAATTCCCCGCACGATCCCGCCGCAGCCCTGGTACTTGAAGGGTGTGCTCTCCTACATGGCTTTCGGCATTGTGCCGTTGGCGGCGTCCTACGTCGAGTTGCAGTCCATCTTCAGCAGTGTCTGGCTCGGCACTGTGTACCGCATGTTCTCCTTCCTCATTGTCGCCTTTCTGCTGATACTGGTCATCGTGGCACAAGTGTCCATCTTCTTAACCTACTACCAGCTGAGCCTCCTGAACTACcactggtggtggcgctcctTCTTTGCGTCGGCGTCATACGGAGCGTGGATGATGCTGTACTGCGTCGTGTACTACTGGTTCATCTCCATCGTAAAGGGCTTCCTCGGGATGGTGCTGTTCTTTGGGTATATGGGGCTGGTTTGTGTATCCGTGTCGCTTATGTTTGGCGCCGTTGGCTTCCTCGCATCCCTGGTATTTGTCCGCATCATGTTTGCGAGTGTGAAGGTGGATTAG
- the MPK12 gene encoding mitogen-activated protein kinase, putative (TriTrypDB/GeneDB-style sysID: LpmP.30.0380), whose protein sequence is MMLTKVEGPNAAGNKVYVFGVNDYRLEVPERYNVQHFVGRGAYGFVCSAVDAVTNEPVAIKKVTHLFDDAVDAKRVLREVKLLAYLNHPNILSLKDLFKSPDPVDTYNELYVVTDLMESDMDAILRSPRIRLAAGHGQYFTLQLLCALQYIHSAHVLHRDLKPGNLLTDSECNLKLGDFGLARGVGHDDTMTQYVFTRWYRPPELLLVCKHCSYSADMWAVGCLAAEMFTGKPLFPGKDYINQINLIVELLGVPDLARDLPPSTSQEAVHYLSSLPPIKGKTLEEYAPELRRRFDEATFFDGFDTELEEAIGAEGATIARPQPRPPEDYYAEFVDFIFGLLCYNPEKRRMAKESIAHAWLSDVRGPQENIGGCEAERVYCWDAEGTAFTIPQLRQLFVEEIEKFTSTRGH, encoded by the coding sequence ATGATGCTCACCAAGGTAGAGGGTCCTAATGCAGCCGGCAACAAGGTTTACGTTTTTGGTGTGAACGACTACCGCCTGGAGGTGCCGGAGCGCTACAACGTTCAGCACTTTGTTGGACGTGGTGCGTACGGCTTTGTTTGCAGCGCCGTGGACGCGGTGACCAACGAGCCAGTGGCGATCAAGAAGGTGACACACCTCTTCGACGACGCTGTCGATGCAAAGCGTGTCTTGCGGGAGGTGAAGCTGCTCGCCTATCTCAACCACCCAAATATCCTCTCTCTCAAGGACCTCTTCAAGTCCCCGGACCCGGTGGACACGTACAACGAACTCTACGTTGTGACCGACTTGATGGAGTCGGACATGGACGCAATCCTGCGCTCCCCGCGCATCCGTCTCGCCGCCGGGCACGGCCAGTACTTCACTCTTCAGCTGTTGTGCGCACTGCAGTACATTCACAGTGCCCACGTGCTTCACCGTGACCTGAAGCCGGGGAATCTGTTGACAGACTCGGAGTGCAACCTTAAGCTGGGCGACTTTGGCCTCGCGCGCGGTGTCGGACACGACGACACCATGACGCAGTACGTTTTCACGCGATGGTATCGGCCACCAgagttgctgctggtgtgtaAGCACTGCAGCTACAGCGCTGATATGTGGGCTGTCGGATGCCTCGCAGCAGAGATGTTCACTGGCAAGCCGCTCTTCCCTGGCAAGGACTACATCAACCAGATCAATTTAATAGTGGAGCTGCTGGGCGTACCAGACCTTGCACGTGACCTGCCGCCGAGCACGTcgcaggaggcggtgcactacctctcttctctgccccctATCAAGGGGAAGACGCTGGAGGAGTACGCCCCtgagctgcggcgccgcttcgaCGAGGCTACCTTTTTCGATGGCTTCGACacagagctggaggaggctaTCGGTGCTGAGGGCGCCACTATCGCCCGGCCCCAGCCGCGCCCGCCGGAGGATTACTACGCCGAGTTCGTCGACTTTATCTTTGGACTGCTCTGTTACAACCCCGAGAAGCGGCGCATGGCGAAAGAGTCCATAGCTCATGCATGGCTGTCGGACGTGCGCGGCCCTCAGGAAAACATtggcggctgcgaggcggagCGAGTATACTGTTGGGATGCCGAGGGCACTGCCTTCACCATCCCACAACTCCGCCAGCTGTTCGTAGAGGAGATCGAAAAATTTACGTCTACCCGCGGCCACTGA